From a single Micromonospora carbonacea genomic region:
- a CDS encoding AAA family ATPase, with protein MPGDEAGPRVWMVTGVPGAGKSTTARALARSVPRGVHVEGDALQRLIVAGSRPPQPQHDEEAERQILLNVGNQCLLARSFLAADFLVVLDYVVTSRQRLRRYLELLRPAPLGFVMLRPDLAVAAARDELRPHKTVLHGWLHLADEMAGELAGVGLWLDNGDLTVDEAIAAIRARAGEATLTLDALDAFDGPRASQFPALS; from the coding sequence GTGCCGGGGGATGAGGCCGGGCCCCGGGTCTGGATGGTCACCGGCGTGCCGGGGGCCGGCAAGTCGACGACCGCCCGCGCGCTGGCCCGCTCCGTGCCCCGGGGCGTGCACGTCGAGGGCGACGCGCTGCAACGGCTCATCGTCGCCGGCAGCCGGCCGCCGCAGCCGCAGCACGACGAGGAGGCCGAGCGGCAGATCCTGCTCAACGTCGGCAACCAGTGCCTGCTGGCGCGCTCGTTCCTCGCCGCCGACTTCCTGGTCGTCCTCGACTACGTGGTGACGTCCCGGCAGCGGCTGCGGCGCTACCTGGAGCTGCTGCGCCCCGCGCCGCTGGGCTTCGTGATGCTCCGCCCCGACCTGGCCGTCGCGGCGGCGCGCGACGAGCTCCGCCCACACAAGACGGTCCTGCACGGCTGGCTGCACCTGGCCGACGAGATGGCCGGGGAGCTGGCCGGCGTCGGCCTCTGGCTGGACAACGGCGACCTGACGGTCGACGAGGCGATCGCGGCGATCCGCGCGCGGGCCGGCGAGGCCACCCTCACCCTCGACGCGCTCGACGCGTTCGACGGCCCCCGGGCGTCTCAGTTCCCGGCGCTCTCGTAG
- a CDS encoding ABC transporter permease: protein MHTLRVYRRCLGAHLRATLEYQADFWILVVAAVLTQGAGLLLIATIFARVPRIHGWGVWEVVLIFGMMVLAQGASELLAEGTWGLAGLINRGELDRMLLRPYPCLLQVCSSRVGMNAFGNLTVGGGLLVSALAHLDVAWTPGRVALAAVLLPSALLIKVSLTVVANSTSFWLRGAINTFAAGLDQLGELTKYPLSIYSVGLQAVLATALPFAFIGFFPVSAFLDHGRLAWVGLLTPVVAAWCVLLAVAVFRRGLRRYESAGN from the coding sequence GTGCACACCCTGCGCGTCTACCGGCGCTGCCTCGGCGCGCACCTGCGGGCCACCCTGGAATACCAGGCCGACTTCTGGATCCTGGTGGTCGCCGCCGTGCTGACCCAGGGCGCGGGCCTGCTGCTCATCGCGACGATCTTCGCCCGGGTCCCCCGCATCCACGGCTGGGGGGTGTGGGAGGTCGTGTTGATCTTCGGGATGATGGTGCTCGCCCAGGGGGCCAGCGAGCTGCTCGCCGAGGGCACGTGGGGGCTGGCGGGTCTGATCAACCGCGGCGAGCTGGACCGGATGCTGCTGCGGCCGTACCCGTGCCTGTTGCAGGTGTGCAGCAGCCGGGTGGGCATGAACGCGTTCGGCAACCTGACCGTCGGCGGCGGGCTGCTCGTCTCCGCGCTGGCGCACCTGGACGTGGCGTGGACGCCGGGGCGGGTGGCGCTCGCGGCGGTGCTGCTGCCGAGCGCGCTGCTGATCAAGGTGTCGCTGACCGTGGTGGCCAACTCCACGTCGTTCTGGCTGCGGGGGGCGATCAACACCTTCGCCGCCGGCCTGGACCAGCTCGGTGAGCTGACGAAATATCCGCTGAGCATCTACTCGGTGGGGTTGCAGGCGGTGCTGGCGACCGCCCTGCCGTTCGCGTTCATCGGCTTCTTCCCGGTGTCGGCGTTCCTCGACCACGGGCGGCTGGCGTGGGTGGGCCTGCTGACGCCGGTGGTGGCGGCCTGGTGCGTGCTGCTCGCCGTCGCCGTGTTCCGCCGGGGCCTGCGCCGCTACGAGAGCGCCGGGAACTGA
- a CDS encoding ABC transporter permease, with the protein MRPYRAMARIAWRNALAYRVPFLMSLSMLVFNLVAMFALWRALLGDGNSLAGFTWPQMKAYLLVSFFTNCLVSTFTDFAMASRIRSGAVAVDLVKPVDYQKGRFAEALGFALLETAAAATVCAVVLVAFGGVPLPPPGRLALFVASLAAVVPLKFLIVYMCGLLCFWTQNYLGISLARVAVSGILSGATVPLAFFPAWLRHVAEVLPFQAVTNTPAMLFLGRSPGLPGVLAVAVQLLWIVALWWLARRLWHVAVRRLTVHGG; encoded by the coding sequence ATGCGGCCCTACCGGGCCATGGCGCGGATCGCCTGGCGCAACGCCCTGGCCTACCGGGTGCCGTTCCTGATGAGCCTGTCCATGCTGGTGTTCAACCTGGTCGCCATGTTCGCGCTGTGGCGGGCGCTGCTGGGCGACGGCAACTCGCTGGCCGGCTTCACCTGGCCGCAGATGAAGGCGTACCTGCTGGTGTCGTTCTTCACCAACTGCCTGGTCTCGACGTTCACCGACTTCGCGATGGCCTCGCGGATCCGCAGCGGGGCGGTGGCCGTCGACCTGGTCAAGCCGGTGGACTACCAGAAGGGCCGGTTCGCCGAGGCGCTGGGCTTCGCGCTGCTGGAGACGGCGGCGGCGGCGACCGTGTGCGCCGTGGTCCTGGTGGCCTTCGGCGGGGTGCCGCTGCCGCCGCCGGGGCGGCTCGCGCTGTTCGTGGCGAGCCTCGCCGCCGTGGTGCCGCTGAAGTTCCTCATCGTCTACATGTGCGGCCTGCTCTGCTTCTGGACGCAGAACTACCTGGGCATCAGCCTGGCCCGGGTGGCGGTCTCCGGGATCCTGTCCGGGGCCACGGTGCCGCTGGCGTTCTTCCCGGCGTGGCTGCGGCACGTCGCCGAGGTGCTGCCGTTCCAGGCCGTCACCAACACCCCGGCGATGCTGTTCCTGGGCCGCTCCCCCGGGTTGCCGGGCGTGCTGGCGGTGGCGGTGCAGCTGCTGTGGATCGTCGCGCTGTGGTGGCTGGCCCGGCGGCTGTGGCACGTCGCGGTCCGCCGGCTCACCGTGCACGGGGGCTGA